Proteins encoded in a region of the Haloarcula sp. CBA1129 genome:
- a CDS encoding RNA-binding protein, which translates to MEVKSRHHLRSDEVDTITTALADNLGVELDADSFEKVEFDDSDWDVVLVDGDPLVLYLDGEPFLTVQGANQYPPEKHIVTVDAGAVSFVSDGADIMRPGITEADDDVSEGDLVVINEESHGKFLAVGRAQTDGDDMVGDSGKVVTSLHHVGDDLFEFSV; encoded by the coding sequence ATGGAAGTCAAGTCGCGACACCACCTCCGTTCGGACGAGGTCGACACCATCACGACGGCGCTGGCGGACAACCTCGGTGTCGAACTCGACGCGGACAGCTTCGAGAAGGTCGAGTTCGACGACAGCGACTGGGATGTCGTCCTCGTCGACGGCGACCCGCTTGTACTGTACTTAGATGGCGAGCCGTTCCTGACCGTGCAGGGTGCCAATCAGTATCCACCGGAAAAACACATCGTCACCGTCGACGCCGGGGCTGTCTCCTTTGTCTCGGACGGCGCTGACATCATGCGGCCGGGCATCACCGAGGCCGACGATGATGTCAGCGAGGGCGATCTGGTTGTGATAAACGAGGAGTCCCACGGAAAGTTCCTCGCTGTCGGTCGCGCACAGACCGACGGCGACGACATGGTCGGCGACAGCGGAAAAGTCGTTACATCGCTCCACCACGTCGGCGACGACCTGTTCGAGTTTTCGGTGTAG
- the sepF gene encoding cell division protein SepF, with product MGLMSKILGESGSSRNTEDYVELNANEFEMTGTELERQVRIARISDKQDVIDIKDAVYDGDVVVADITRHSTQDRTMEHISDELKQVANEVGGDIVQKDDDQLIITPAGVGISRERLGR from the coding sequence ATGGGACTGATGAGCAAGATCCTCGGGGAGTCTGGATCCTCTCGAAACACCGAGGATTACGTCGAACTGAACGCGAACGAATTCGAGATGACCGGGACGGAACTCGAACGCCAAGTCCGCATCGCCCGTATCAGCGACAAGCAGGACGTCATCGACATCAAAGACGCCGTCTACGACGGCGACGTGGTCGTCGCTGATATCACGCGCCATTCCACACAGGACCGCACGATGGAACACATCAGCGACGAACTCAAGCAGGTCGCCAACGAGGTCGGCGGCGACATCGTCCAGAAGGACGACGACCAGCTCATCATCACGCCGGCCGGCGTCGGCATCTCCCGGGAACGGCTCGGTCGATAA